One Thermodesulfobacteriota bacterium DNA window includes the following coding sequences:
- the pyrE gene encoding orotate phosphoribosyltransferase, translating to MASEKIDILKRILLENSILRGKFMLASGKESDYYIDARITTLHPEGVSLVADIFLEEIKHDPLIGAVGGPTMGADPIVGALLGASYRGNYPLRGFLVRKKEKEHGTGKLVEGNLRSGDNAAIVEDVVTSGGSVITAVDAVRSTGALARKILVIVDREEGAAEKFREMGIDFYSIFKISEIL from the coding sequence TTGGCGTCTGAAAAAATAGACATATTAAAGCGGATACTCCTCGAGAACTCGATCCTGAGAGGGAAGTTCATGCTCGCGTCCGGAAAAGAAAGCGATTACTACATAGACGCAAGGATTACGACGCTTCACCCGGAAGGAGTCTCCCTCGTCGCGGACATTTTTCTCGAAGAAATAAAACACGACCCCCTCATCGGGGCCGTCGGCGGGCCGACTATGGGGGCCGACCCGATCGTGGGCGCCCTTCTCGGTGCGAGCTACAGGGGGAATTATCCTCTCAGAGGCTTCCTCGTCCGGAAGAAGGAGAAGGAGCACGGCACAGGGAAGCTCGTGGAGGGTAATCTGAGGTCAGGCGATAATGCCGCAATTGTCGAGGACGTCGTCACATCGGGCGGGTCAGTGATCACCGCGGTGGACGCCGTCCGGAGCACGGGCGCTCTCGCGAGGAAAATACTCGTTATAGTAGACCGGGAAGAGGGAGCCGCGGAAAAGTTCAGGGAAATGGGGATCGATTTCTACTCTATTTTTAAAATTTCCGAGATACTCTGA
- a CDS encoding glycogen/starch/alpha-glucan phosphorylase, with protein sequence MVDFDSALKMSYDSSFLRGRILYHLKYSIGKKLAEASNNDLFHAISLAVRELIMDGMFETQELYDRTDPKRVYCLSLEYLIGRSLTNNLINLGIFDLCRDALKSLGVELCEIAETESDPALGNGGLGRLAACFLDSLATLGIPGFGYGINYDYGIFKQDIINGYQVEHPDHWLGGESPWLVERPDDLCVVPIYGQVKIEKDVNGNFRSTWKDWKFLYGVPYDMPIVGYGSRTVNYLRLYSARSSTEFDMKIFNSGDYMKAVELKMASETISKVLYPSDTVEQGKELRVIQEYFLVSCAVRDIVRRFLKRHDGFGNFSSKVAIQLNDTHPALAITELMRILIDENDVPWDRAWSITEAAFGYTNHTLLPEALEKWPISLFERVIPRHLEIIYDINDRLLKKIKSRWPEDPARLSRMSLIEEGNGKRVRMALLSIVGSHSVNGVAELHSELIKTSLVPDFYELAPEKFNNKTNGITQRRWLLNCNPGLARLINRTVGDGWITDLYKLRSLEAYSEDANFQRDFLRIKKDNKENLAKLIHRITRVAVNPESLYDVQIKRIHEYKRQLLNIMHIIHQYFRVVEDGAQLNVPRTYIFAGKAAPGYWAAKQIIKLINNVAGVVNSDPRVNDQLKVVFIPDYKVTLAERIIPAADLSEQISTAGKEASGTGNMKLALNGALTIGTMDGANIEIRQEVGAENIFIFGLKANEIAEMKKSHSYHPREIYERSPYLKRVLDSFESDIFCTEEHGIFKWIYESLLVNGDVYFHIADFESYSETQRRVGEEFKSSGDWAKKAILNVARIGKFSSDRTISEYAEDIWKVRSLKD encoded by the coding sequence ATGGTCGACTTTGATTCAGCGTTAAAAATGTCTTATGACTCCAGCTTCCTCAGGGGCAGGATACTATATCACCTGAAATACTCGATAGGGAAGAAGCTGGCGGAGGCGTCGAATAACGACCTCTTCCACGCGATATCCCTTGCCGTCAGGGAATTGATAATGGACGGGATGTTCGAGACTCAGGAATTATACGACAGGACCGACCCGAAGCGGGTTTACTGCCTTTCCCTCGAGTATCTGATAGGCAGGTCCCTCACGAACAACCTCATAAACCTCGGGATATTCGACCTTTGCAGGGACGCGCTTAAGAGCTTAGGCGTCGAGCTTTGCGAGATCGCGGAAACGGAGTCCGACCCGGCCCTCGGGAACGGGGGCCTCGGGAGGCTGGCCGCCTGTTTCCTGGATTCGCTCGCTACGCTCGGTATCCCCGGGTTCGGATACGGAATCAATTATGATTACGGAATCTTTAAGCAGGACATAATTAACGGCTACCAGGTGGAGCACCCCGACCACTGGCTCGGCGGGGAGTCGCCGTGGCTCGTCGAGAGGCCCGACGATTTATGCGTAGTGCCCATATACGGCCAGGTCAAGATTGAAAAGGACGTCAACGGGAACTTCAGATCGACCTGGAAGGATTGGAAATTCCTTTACGGGGTCCCCTACGATATGCCCATAGTCGGCTACGGGAGCAGGACCGTCAATTATCTTAGGCTGTATTCGGCCAGGTCGTCGACCGAGTTCGACATGAAGATCTTCAACAGCGGCGACTACATGAAAGCTGTCGAGCTGAAAATGGCGTCCGAGACCATATCGAAGGTCCTCTATCCCTCCGACACAGTCGAGCAGGGGAAGGAGCTCAGGGTAATTCAGGAATATTTCCTCGTCTCATGCGCGGTACGCGATATAGTGAGACGGTTTCTCAAGAGACACGACGGGTTCGGCAATTTCTCCTCGAAGGTGGCCATACAGCTGAACGATACTCACCCGGCTCTGGCGATTACCGAGCTTATGAGAATACTCATCGACGAAAACGACGTGCCGTGGGACAGGGCATGGTCGATAACGGAAGCCGCGTTCGGGTACACGAACCATACTCTTCTGCCCGAGGCGCTCGAGAAGTGGCCGATATCGCTCTTCGAGCGCGTCATCCCCCGCCACCTGGAGATAATCTACGATATCAACGACAGACTGCTCAAAAAGATCAAGTCGAGATGGCCCGAAGACCCCGCCCGGCTCAGCAGGATGTCTCTCATCGAGGAAGGGAACGGCAAGAGGGTGCGCATGGCCCTTCTTTCCATCGTGGGCAGCCACTCCGTAAACGGCGTCGCGGAGCTCCACTCGGAGCTTATAAAGACCTCACTCGTCCCTGACTTTTATGAGCTCGCTCCCGAAAAGTTCAATAACAAGACAAACGGCATCACTCAGAGGAGGTGGCTCCTCAATTGCAACCCCGGTCTCGCGAGGCTCATCAACAGGACGGTCGGCGACGGCTGGATAACGGACCTCTACAAGCTGAGATCCCTGGAAGCCTATTCCGAGGACGCGAATTTCCAGAGGGACTTTTTACGCATCAAGAAAGACAACAAGGAAAATCTCGCAAAGCTTATACACAGGATCACGCGGGTAGCCGTGAACCCCGAGAGCCTGTACGACGTGCAGATAAAGCGCATACACGAGTACAAGCGGCAGCTCCTCAACATCATGCATATTATCCATCAGTATTTCAGGGTGGTCGAAGACGGCGCACAGCTCAACGTGCCCAGGACGTATATCTTTGCCGGCAAGGCGGCTCCCGGATACTGGGCGGCGAAGCAGATAATCAAGCTCATAAACAACGTGGCCGGCGTCGTGAACTCGGACCCGAGGGTGAACGACCAGTTAAAGGTGGTGTTCATCCCCGACTATAAGGTGACCCTTGCAGAAAGGATAATTCCGGCCGCCGACCTTAGCGAGCAGATATCTACGGCCGGGAAGGAAGCCTCCGGCACCGGCAACATGAAGCTCGCCCTTAACGGCGCGCTCACAATCGGCACAATGGACGGGGCGAATATAGAGATAAGGCAGGAAGTGGGTGCGGAGAATATATTCATATTCGGACTGAAGGCCAACGAGATAGCGGAGATGAAAAAGTCGCACAGTTATCATCCGAGGGAGATCTACGAGAGGAGCCCTTACCTGAAAAGGGTGCTGGACTCATTCGAGTCCGATATATTCTGCACGGAAGAGCACGGGATCTTCAAATGGATTTACGAATCCCTGCTCGTGAACGGCGACGTGTATTTCCACATTGCGGATTTCGAGTCCTATTCCGAGACGCAGCGGAGGGTGGGGGAGGAATTCAAAAGCAGCGGGGATTGGGCGAAGAAGGCGATACTGAATGTCGCCCGCATAGGGAAGTTCTCGAGCGACCGCACCATATCGGAATACGCAGAGGATATCTGGAAGGTGAGGTCTCTAAAGGATTAG
- the glgB gene encoding 1,4-alpha-glucan branching protein GlgB codes for MDQTEIHKNTPGYITDYDVYLFKQGAHTKMYEKLGSHVTAKDGARGVHFAVWAPNAESVSVIGDFNGWNKGSHRMSPRWDESGIWETFIPGLGKGEVYKYYITSKFNNYRVEKADPYARRAETPPRTASVVWEPDYEWSDREWLDKRYEYNSLDAPISIYEVHIGSWRRVPEEGNRSLTYREMAPLLAEYAKSAGFTHVEFLPVMEHPFYGSWGYQVTAYFAPTGRYGTPEDFMYLVDVLHQNDIGVILDWVPSHFPGDEHGLVYFDGTYLYEHADPRKGFHPDWGSYIFNYSRNEVRTFLKSSAMYWFDRYHIDGVRADAVASMLYLDYSRKPGEWLPNEYGGNENLQAISFIKELNESIYAHHPDVQTIAEESTAWPMVSRPTYVGGLGFGMKWNMGWMNDTLDYFSRDPVHRKYHHNDLTFSIMYTFTENFVLPFSHDEVVHQKGSLLGRMPGDLWQKFANMRALLGYMFGHPGKKLLFMGGEIGQWDEWSHERSLDWHLLQFPLHSGLRRWVQDLNSFYRDEPAMHEIDFSYEGFDWADFKDYEQSVISFLRKSRGEREIVLAVCNFTPVPRKRYRIRVPRAGLWSERLNSDSHFYGGSGIGNYGGVHTSPDGYSSYIEIDIPPLAVLFFKYEG; via the coding sequence ATGGATCAAACAGAGATACATAAAAACACCCCGGGATATATAACGGATTACGACGTTTACCTGTTCAAGCAGGGCGCTCATACGAAGATGTACGAGAAACTGGGCTCTCATGTTACGGCGAAGGACGGGGCGCGCGGCGTGCATTTTGCAGTTTGGGCGCCTAACGCCGAGAGCGTCTCGGTAATCGGGGACTTCAACGGTTGGAACAAGGGCTCCCACAGGATGTCGCCCAGGTGGGACGAATCGGGCATATGGGAAACTTTTATTCCCGGCCTCGGGAAAGGAGAGGTCTATAAATATTACATTACGTCAAAATTCAATAACTACAGAGTGGAAAAGGCCGACCCCTACGCAAGGCGCGCCGAAACGCCGCCCAGGACCGCTTCGGTCGTATGGGAGCCGGATTATGAATGGAGCGACCGGGAATGGCTCGATAAAAGATACGAATATAACTCGCTCGATGCGCCCATTTCCATCTACGAGGTGCACATAGGCTCGTGGAGAAGGGTTCCCGAAGAGGGGAACAGGTCTCTCACGTACAGGGAAATGGCCCCCCTGCTCGCAGAATACGCGAAGTCGGCAGGGTTCACGCACGTTGAGTTCCTGCCGGTCATGGAGCACCCGTTTTACGGCTCATGGGGGTATCAGGTAACGGCGTATTTCGCGCCCACCGGCAGATACGGCACTCCCGAGGATTTCATGTATCTCGTCGACGTGCTCCATCAAAACGACATAGGCGTCATTCTCGACTGGGTGCCCTCCCATTTCCCGGGCGACGAGCACGGGCTCGTCTACTTCGACGGCACCTACCTTTACGAGCACGCGGACCCGAGAAAAGGGTTCCATCCGGACTGGGGCTCTTATATCTTCAACTACAGCAGGAACGAGGTAAGGACGTTTCTCAAAAGCAGCGCCATGTACTGGTTCGATCGATACCACATAGACGGCGTCAGGGCGGACGCCGTTGCGTCAATGCTCTACCTCGACTACAGCCGAAAACCGGGCGAGTGGTTGCCGAATGAGTACGGCGGCAACGAAAATCTACAAGCGATCAGCTTCATCAAAGAGTTAAACGAGTCGATCTATGCCCATCACCCGGACGTGCAGACGATCGCAGAGGAATCGACCGCATGGCCAATGGTCTCGCGTCCCACATACGTTGGGGGCCTCGGATTCGGGATGAAATGGAACATGGGGTGGATGAACGATACGCTCGATTATTTCTCGAGAGACCCCGTTCACAGGAAGTACCACCATAACGACCTCACGTTCAGCATAATGTATACGTTCACCGAGAATTTCGTGCTCCCGTTCTCTCACGACGAGGTGGTTCACCAGAAAGGATCTCTCCTCGGCAGGATGCCCGGCGACCTGTGGCAGAAATTCGCCAACATGAGGGCGCTGCTCGGATACATGTTCGGGCACCCGGGGAAAAAGCTTCTGTTCATGGGCGGGGAGATAGGTCAATGGGACGAATGGAGCCACGAGCGCAGCCTGGACTGGCACCTGCTGCAATTTCCCCTGCACAGCGGCCTCAGGCGTTGGGTCCAGGACCTGAACAGTTTCTATAGAGACGAGCCCGCAATGCACGAGATCGATTTCTCATACGAGGGATTCGACTGGGCCGACTTCAAGGACTACGAGCAGAGCGTGATAAGTTTTCTCAGAAAGAGCCGGGGAGAAAGGGAGATAGTGCTCGCCGTCTGCAACTTCACCCCCGTCCCCAGAAAACGCTACAGGATAAGAGTGCCCAGGGCCGGACTCTGGAGCGAGCGCTTGAACAGCGATTCGCATTTCTACGGGGGGAGCGGTATCGGCAACTACGGCGGTGTCCATACGTCGCCTGACGGCTACAGCTCATATATCGAGATAGACATTCCGCCGCTCGCCGTATTATTCTTCAAGTACGAGGGATGA
- the glgX gene encoding glycogen debranching protein GlgX, which produces MKTGRSTDIRTGKPEPLGASWDGSGVNFAIFSEHAEGIELCLFTRGIPDAETARIQLTSKTGNVWHAYLPGLKPGQLYGYRARGQYSPAQGLRFNPSKLLIDPYAKAVSGGINLSDIHFDYGNTAKSGETAPDPKDSGAYMPKSVVIDGAFDWGKDSPPNIPWGRTIIYELHVRGLTALHPRVPEELRGTYTGLTAPPVLDHLRYLGVTTLEFLPVHQSVSEKRLLENGLGNYWGYNSICYFAPDIRFSSAASPGGQVTEFKSMVRTLHREGFEIILDVVYNHTAEGGAAGPTLSLRGIDNAAYYRLDRKNKGHYVNYTGCGNTVNSAKPAVWKLIIDSLRYWVTEMHVDGFRFDLATALFREDPEYSRTNALFGIINRDPVLSKVKLIAEPWDLGPGGYQAGHFPDPWSEWNDRYRNTVRRFWRGDLGQLGDLAYRISGSSDIYGSRMKGPYTGVNYVTSHDGFTLNDLVTYEKKHNEANLENNMDGTDSNYSYNFGVEGPSDDPAIRKLRERQKRNLIATLLLSQGVPMLTAGDEIGRTQQGNNNAYCQDNEISWLDWKPDDSKKELLEFTRFMIGFRKKHPILNQGKFFHGKIVRDNGFKDLIWFRKDGNEMTNGDWQNGRLLSLGLIKSGDNLKNIRRRVKPGYDNTLMLLFNADPGETEFIIPSYGIAEKWQIVIDTSSGVGSKGPRRVLSGNKHIMPGRSLTVLKPIYTKKIARDLPAIKHSEK; this is translated from the coding sequence ATGAAGACCGGAAGATCGACGGACATACGTACAGGAAAGCCTGAACCCCTCGGAGCCTCGTGGGACGGTTCCGGTGTGAACTTCGCAATATTCTCGGAGCATGCCGAAGGCATCGAATTGTGCCTGTTCACAAGAGGCATCCCCGACGCAGAAACAGCGAGGATACAGCTCACATCAAAGACGGGAAACGTATGGCACGCTTACCTGCCAGGGTTGAAGCCCGGCCAGCTTTATGGGTACAGGGCCCGCGGTCAATACAGCCCCGCTCAGGGATTAAGGTTCAATCCGAGCAAACTGCTCATCGACCCCTACGCAAAGGCGGTCTCGGGCGGAATAAATTTGAGCGATATTCACTTCGACTACGGTAATACGGCCAAGAGCGGCGAGACCGCGCCAGACCCCAAGGACAGCGGTGCATATATGCCGAAATCCGTTGTCATCGACGGGGCGTTTGACTGGGGGAAAGATTCCCCGCCCAATATACCCTGGGGCAGGACGATAATATACGAGCTCCACGTAAGGGGTCTTACCGCACTTCATCCGCGAGTCCCGGAAGAGCTTAGAGGGACATACACGGGCTTAACAGCTCCGCCCGTGCTAGACCATCTGCGCTACCTAGGCGTTACGACACTTGAGTTCCTGCCCGTTCACCAGAGCGTATCCGAAAAGAGGCTCCTCGAAAACGGCCTCGGCAATTACTGGGGTTATAACTCGATTTGTTATTTCGCGCCGGATATAAGGTTTTCGAGCGCGGCCTCACCTGGCGGACAGGTGACCGAGTTCAAGAGCATGGTCAGGACGCTCCACAGGGAAGGCTTCGAAATAATACTCGACGTCGTATATAACCATACGGCCGAAGGCGGCGCGGCGGGCCCCACGCTTTCACTGAGGGGGATCGACAATGCCGCCTATTACCGCCTCGACCGGAAGAACAAGGGGCATTACGTAAACTATACGGGATGCGGTAATACGGTGAATTCCGCAAAGCCGGCCGTATGGAAATTGATTATCGACAGCCTGAGATACTGGGTCACGGAGATGCACGTCGACGGATTCAGGTTCGACCTCGCGACCGCGCTCTTTCGGGAGGACCCTGAATACAGCAGAACGAACGCTTTATTCGGCATCATAAACCGGGATCCCGTCCTGTCGAAGGTCAAGCTCATTGCCGAGCCCTGGGACCTCGGTCCCGGCGGATATCAGGCCGGGCATTTCCCCGACCCGTGGTCCGAGTGGAACGACAGGTACAGGAACACCGTCAGGCGGTTCTGGAGAGGGGACCTCGGACAGCTGGGCGACCTCGCGTACCGTATAAGCGGGTCGAGCGATATATACGGATCGAGAATGAAGGGGCCCTACACGGGCGTAAACTACGTCACATCCCACGACGGCTTTACGCTCAACGACCTCGTCACCTATGAGAAGAAACATAACGAGGCTAACCTAGAAAACAACATGGACGGCACCGACTCCAACTACAGCTACAACTTCGGCGTGGAAGGGCCGTCCGACGACCCGGCAATCAGAAAACTGAGGGAGCGGCAGAAAAGGAACCTGATCGCAACACTCCTTTTATCACAGGGCGTCCCTATGCTCACCGCCGGGGACGAAATCGGGAGGACCCAGCAGGGAAACAACAACGCCTACTGCCAGGACAACGAAATATCCTGGTTGGACTGGAAGCCCGACGACTCCAAAAAGGAGCTCCTCGAATTTACACGGTTCATGATCGGCTTTCGGAAGAAGCACCCGATACTTAATCAGGGGAAATTCTTTCACGGTAAAATTGTCAGGGACAACGGATTCAAAGACCTGATATGGTTCCGGAAGGACGGGAACGAAATGACGAACGGAGACTGGCAGAACGGCAGACTCCTGTCGCTGGGCTTGATTAAATCGGGCGACAACCTCAAAAACATCAGGAGGCGGGTAAAGCCCGGATACGATAATACGCTTATGCTGCTGTTTAACGCCGACCCCGGGGAGACGGAGTTCATCATACCGTCGTACGGAATCGCAGAGAAATGGCAGATCGTCATCGACACCTCATCGGGAGTGGGATCGAAAGGACCTCGGAGGGTGCTTTCCGGGAATAAGCATATAATGCCCGGAAGGTCCCTCACCGTCCTGAAACCGATCTACACAAAAAAAATCGCCCGGGACCTCCCCGCGATCAAGCACTCTGAGAAATGA
- the malQ gene encoding 4-alpha-glucanotransferase: MNKRASGILLHITSLPSRFGIGDMGPESRRFADFLRESGQSYWQVLPLNPTDGTFGHSPYSGPSSYAGNPLLISPDLMKEAGYLSANDVNMKTLPDPGKVDFGLVSEYKTGLFDRAFRNAASSLPGDGGFAEFTRANEHWLDDYALYASVKKNLNSGTWRDFPADLRDRDKKSLGAWREKAEREILYHKFLQYVFFGQWSSLKKYANGKGIDIIGDIPYYINYDSSEVWSNPEFFKLDEDKNPEYVSGVPPDYFSKTGQLWGNPVYDWEALKKNGFEWWIKRIGHNLKLFDSLRLDHFRGFVSYWEVKSGEKTALNGRWVGLDAASFFDTLFSRFDKSRFIAEDLGYITPDVKKIIKKYRLPGMKILLFAFGDDFPYGDYLPNNFSNKNYVVYTGTHDNNTVMGWWKKDAGSAEKERFFKYIGGEIEAAQINWKFIELAMSSIADTAIIPMQDALGLGAGAKMNRPSTRSGNWRWRLDPGYYKDALVKKLKGITEANDRGQLSC, encoded by the coding sequence ATGAACAAGAGAGCGAGCGGCATTCTACTCCATATCACATCGCTTCCCTCGCGGTTCGGGATCGGGGACATGGGTCCGGAATCCCGCAGGTTCGCGGATTTTCTTCGCGAATCGGGGCAATCGTACTGGCAGGTGCTTCCGCTCAACCCGACCGACGGGACTTTCGGTCATTCCCCTTACAGCGGCCCCTCGTCCTACGCCGGAAACCCCCTCTTGATAAGTCCGGATTTGATGAAGGAGGCCGGATATCTGTCTGCAAACGATGTGAACATGAAAACCCTTCCCGATCCCGGGAAGGTCGATTTCGGGCTCGTTTCGGAATACAAGACCGGCCTCTTCGACCGTGCATTCAGAAATGCCGCTTCATCGCTTCCCGGCGACGGCGGATTTGCGGAGTTCACTAGAGCGAACGAACACTGGCTCGACGACTACGCGCTCTACGCTTCTGTCAAAAAAAATTTGAATTCCGGCACGTGGAGGGACTTCCCGGCTGATTTGAGAGACAGGGATAAAAAATCACTCGGGGCCTGGAGAGAGAAGGCCGAGAGGGAGATCCTCTACCACAAGTTCCTGCAGTACGTCTTCTTCGGCCAGTGGAGCTCGTTAAAGAAATACGCAAACGGTAAGGGTATCGATATAATAGGCGACATCCCCTATTACATAAACTACGACAGCTCCGAGGTTTGGAGCAATCCCGAATTCTTTAAGCTGGACGAAGACAAGAACCCCGAGTACGTATCAGGCGTCCCGCCCGATTATTTCAGCAAGACAGGACAGCTCTGGGGAAATCCGGTTTACGACTGGGAGGCTCTAAAAAAGAACGGGTTCGAATGGTGGATAAAACGCATAGGACATAACTTGAAGTTGTTCGATTCCCTGAGGCTCGACCATTTCAGGGGATTCGTCTCCTACTGGGAAGTGAAGTCCGGGGAAAAGACCGCGCTCAACGGGAGATGGGTGGGCCTCGACGCCGCGAGCTTTTTCGACACTCTGTTTTCCCGCTTCGACAAATCGAGGTTCATAGCCGAGGACCTCGGTTATATCACCCCGGACGTAAAGAAAATCATAAAAAAATACCGCCTCCCCGGAATGAAGATACTGCTCTTCGCATTCGGGGACGATTTCCCTTACGGAGACTACCTGCCTAATAATTTCAGCAACAAAAATTACGTCGTATACACGGGCACACACGACAACAATACAGTCATGGGATGGTGGAAGAAGGACGCGGGCAGCGCCGAGAAAGAAAGGTTTTTCAAGTATATAGGCGGTGAGATCGAAGCAGCGCAAATAAATTGGAAGTTCATAGAGTTAGCGATGTCGTCGATAGCCGACACCGCAATAATCCCTATGCAGGACGCACTCGGCCTAGGCGCCGGCGCGAAAATGAACAGGCCATCCACAAGATCCGGGAACTGGAGATGGAGGCTTGACCCCGGCTACTATAAAGACGCACTGGTGAAGAAGCTGAAAGGGATTACCGAAGCCAATGACAGGGGGCAACTTTCCTGTTAG
- the glgA gene encoding glycogen synthase GlgA — protein sequence MIKVLFIASEMEPLAKTGGLADVIGVLPKKLNDIGCDIRVIIPYYREVKKNLRQLKLKVKNLSREVLVSIDWLAYKGTVKETTVDGVTVYLLCNDELYDRDYLYTTPNGDYQDNDLRFGFFSLGALEIAKALNFKPDIIHCNDWQSALAPIALKWKKHYNNDPFFRNSKIVFTIHNIAYQGIYGKDILDKFGLSQSLFNTEHLEFYGRVNLLKGGIISSDLVTTVSPTYAKEIRTREYGYGLDGVLRVISNEGKLAGILNGIDYDDWDPETDKALFYHYSSGDIEGKFRNKSRLKSVLGFEANGHKPLVGVISRLALQKGVDLVVRSLNSILDLDVDLVILGKGDKRYEKLLHDVSADYRGNFKAIIGYDESKARRIYAGCDMFLMPSRFEPCGLGQLISLRYGTIPIVRGTGGLLDTITDYTANKESGNGFIFQRFNEHDMVDSIERALRVYRNREEWINLIKTGMTMDFSWNRSSKVYLRHYKALLGRA from the coding sequence TTGATAAAGGTTCTATTCATAGCCTCAGAGATGGAGCCCCTGGCTAAGACAGGCGGGCTTGCGGACGTCATAGGCGTGCTTCCCAAAAAATTGAACGATATCGGGTGCGATATCAGGGTAATCATCCCTTACTACAGGGAAGTCAAGAAGAATCTCAGGCAGCTCAAGCTCAAGGTAAAGAACCTGTCCAGGGAAGTGCTGGTCAGCATCGACTGGCTCGCATACAAGGGGACTGTCAAAGAGACGACAGTAGACGGGGTGACGGTATATCTCCTCTGCAATGACGAGCTTTACGACCGCGACTACCTCTACACGACACCTAACGGCGATTACCAGGATAACGACCTCCGGTTTGGGTTCTTTTCTCTGGGTGCCCTCGAGATAGCGAAGGCACTCAACTTCAAACCGGACATCATACACTGCAACGACTGGCAGTCGGCCTTGGCCCCGATAGCGCTCAAGTGGAAGAAGCATTACAATAACGACCCGTTTTTCCGTAATTCGAAAATAGTTTTCACTATACACAATATCGCCTACCAGGGCATTTACGGCAAAGACATCCTCGACAAATTCGGGCTCAGCCAGTCTCTGTTCAATACCGAGCATCTTGAATTCTACGGGAGGGTGAACCTCTTGAAAGGAGGGATCATCTCTTCCGACCTGGTCACCACGGTGAGCCCGACTTACGCGAAGGAGATAAGGACGAGGGAATACGGTTACGGTCTCGACGGGGTGCTGCGCGTGATCTCGAACGAAGGAAAGCTGGCCGGCATACTGAACGGCATCGACTATGACGATTGGGACCCCGAAACGGACAAGGCCCTCTTCTATCATTACAGCAGCGGAGATATCGAAGGGAAGTTCCGCAACAAGTCAAGGCTCAAGAGCGTGCTCGGATTCGAGGCGAACGGGCACAAGCCTCTTGTCGGAGTGATCTCGCGGCTCGCGCTTCAGAAGGGTGTCGACCTCGTGGTAAGGTCGCTCAACAGCATACTCGACCTCGACGTCGACCTCGTCATTCTCGGGAAAGGCGACAAGAGGTACGAGAAACTGCTCCATGACGTTTCCGCCGACTACAGGGGGAATTTCAAGGCGATTATAGGTTACGACGAGTCGAAGGCCAGGCGCATATACGCCGGCTGCGATATGTTCCTGATGCCGTCGAGATTCGAGCCCTGCGGGCTCGGCCAGCTGATATCGCTCAGGTACGGGACCATCCCTATAGTAAGGGGCACGGGCGGGCTCCTCGATACGATTACCGATTACACGGCGAACAAAGAGTCGGGAAACGGCTTTATTTTCCAGCGCTTCAACGAGCATGACATGGTGGATTCGATAGAAAGGGCGTTGCGCGTCTATAGAAACCGTGAAGAATGGATAAACCTGATAAAAACCGGAATGACGATGGACTTTTCGTGGAACAGATCGAGCAAGGTTTATCTCAGGCATTACAAAGCGCTTCTCGGGAGAGCTTGA